A single genomic interval of Planctomycetaceae bacterium harbors:
- the recA gene encoding recombinase RecA produces MEPKSRKNAGPDKEKEKAAVDKKRHDALDTALKQIEKNYGVGAIMKMREDQIVSVQGISTGALSLDIALGGQGMPRGRICELFGPEGSGKTTLALHVIACAQKEGGVAAFIDAEHALDPTWARRLGVNLEELLISQPDTGEQALEICEMLVRSNAVDVIVVDSVAALIPKAEIEGDMGDSHVGLQARLMSQAMRKLIGAIAKSRGSIIFINQIRMKIGVMFGNPETTPGGKALKFYSSVRVDVRRISTLKSGETAIGSRTRARVVKNKVAPPFKTAEFDIMFDSGISYTGDLIDLAVERDIVAKQGAWLSYGDIRLGQGRENAKAFLKDNPDVTEQIRAAVMAAHATASDAGPVKTAGEEDEGEAEE; encoded by the coding sequence ATGGAACCCAAATCGCGCAAGAACGCCGGGCCGGACAAGGAAAAGGAAAAGGCCGCCGTCGACAAGAAGCGTCACGACGCTCTCGACACCGCCCTTAAGCAGATCGAGAAGAACTACGGCGTCGGCGCGATCATGAAGATGCGCGAGGACCAGATCGTCTCGGTGCAGGGCATCTCGACTGGCGCGCTGAGCCTGGATATCGCCCTGGGCGGCCAAGGCATGCCGCGCGGGCGCATCTGCGAGCTGTTCGGGCCCGAAGGCTCGGGCAAGACCACCCTGGCGCTGCACGTGATCGCCTGTGCCCAGAAAGAGGGCGGCGTGGCGGCCTTCATCGACGCCGAGCACGCCCTGGACCCCACCTGGGCCCGCCGCCTGGGCGTGAACCTCGAAGAGCTGCTGATCAGCCAGCCCGACACGGGCGAGCAGGCGCTGGAGATCTGCGAGATGCTCGTGCGATCCAACGCCGTCGACGTGATTGTCGTCGACTCCGTCGCGGCGCTGATCCCCAAGGCCGAGATCGAAGGCGACATGGGCGACAGCCACGTGGGCCTGCAGGCCCGCCTGATGAGCCAGGCCATGCGCAAGCTCATTGGCGCCATCGCCAAGAGCCGCGGCAGCATCATCTTCATTAACCAGATCCGCATGAAGATCGGCGTGATGTTCGGCAACCCCGAGACGACCCCCGGCGGCAAGGCGCTGAAGTTCTACAGTTCCGTGCGCGTCGACGTGCGCCGCATCAGCACCCTCAAGAGCGGCGAGACGGCCATCGGCAGCCGCACCCGCGCCCGCGTGGTCAAGAACAAGGTCGCCCCACCGTTCAAGACCGCCGAGTTCGACATCATGTTCGACTCGGGCATCAGCTACACCGGCGACCTGATCGACCTGGCCGTCGAACGCGACATCGTCGCCAAGCAGGGCGCCTGGCTGAGCTACGGCGACATCCGCCTGGGCCAGGGCCGCGAAAACGCCAAGGCGTTCCTGAAGGACAACCCCGACGTGACCGAACAGATCCGCGCCGCGGTCATGGCCGCCCACGCGACGGCCTCCGACGCCGGCCCGGTTAAGACCGCGGGGGAAGAAGACGAAGGCGAAGCAGAAGAATAA